The genomic window ATACTATATAGTGTAGCGTCTAACTCTCGGACGTTGTATATTGACTTAGCACTTTTTAGACATTCTGGAGTGCGACGTTGGCCAGGTGTGTAGCGCCTATCTGTCAGGCGCTGCATAGTGTAGTGTGACGTCTAGATGTCGGACGCTTCATAAAAGGGTCAGTCGGATGAATTTTTTTTGTCAACAGTTTATTTTCTGAATTCTTTTTGTCCATAGGTTTTTGCCTTGTCGGGTACGTAGAAAGCCCATTTGTTGCCTCTGGCGAATGCAGTGCATATTCGGCCTGCACACTAGTCCTCAGATTTTCAGCCCATCACTCAGCCGTATCCTCGAAGCTGCGGGTGCCCGGAAATGGCAACCGAAACCCGGCGACGAGATCTCATCCCCCTCGTGTCATGTCACTCGTGCCCAACTCCTCCCCGTCACCGCTCCACTCGGCCAGCCAGATCCAGATGGCTGGCACGACTCGCCGGCCGggcaagccggccccgccatctcACGCCGCGAAGCGGCTAGCACTGTGTCTGACCACCCGCCTCGCGTCGCTGGCCCTCCTCCTATGCGCCGCCGCCGGCGTCCTCCTCTACTCCAAAACCACCCCGGCGTCCCAAATCGTCGGCAGCTCAAAGGAATCCAGTACGGCGTCGACGGCGCCCTCCTCCCCGACTATGGAGACCATCGAGGGCGCGCGCGCCATCTGGGAGCTCCCTGCGGCGCCGGCCAGAGGGGTCCTCTTCTTAGCCCACGGCTGCCGCTGCCGCCCGGAGAACTTCTGGCCACCGTCCCAGCGCTGCCCCGGCTGCGTCGGGCTGCCGGAGGACGTCGCCATCACGGACCGCGCGCTAAGGAGGCGGTTCGCGGTGCTGGCAGTGGCGAGCGCCGGGGACTGCTGGTCGCTGGGGAAGGAGGTGGGCGCCGCCAAGCGGGCGATCCAGTCGTGGACCGCCAAGAACGGCCTTGGAGGCCTGCCAGTGGTCGCCCTCGGCGCGTCGTCAGGTGGGTATTTCGTCTCCCGGCTTGCGGCCAAGATGAGCCTAGCCGCCGTCGTGATGATGATCTCTGAGGGCGTGTTCGACCCGGCGGGAGCGCCGCCGGGCTATCCGCCGTCCATGTTCCTTCACATGCCGAAGGACCATAAGAGGGCCGCGCTAGTGGGAAGGAATGCGAAGATGCTGAGGATCAATGGCGTTGAGGTGAGGGAGCTTCAGAGCCTGGAGCTTCCTCTGACGCCGACGCTGCTGTCCGATAGGATACCAGGGCTGGATCATGGGTTGTCCGAAAGGATTTGGAAGATTTTCAGTGAGGAAGGGTTCATTGATGATAGAGGGTACATGAGGAAGGATGGCCGGGCAACTCCATGGAAGGATGCAGTGGTGAAGAGGGGGTTCTGGGAGGAGGTATCCCAGTGGGCTGAGCACATCCAGGAGGAGCTGAATCTTGCTTATGGATACCATGAGATGACAAGC from Triticum aestivum cultivar Chinese Spring chromosome 3B, IWGSC CS RefSeq v2.1, whole genome shotgun sequence includes these protein-coding regions:
- the LOC123070615 gene encoding uncharacterized protein; its protein translation is MSLVPNSSPSPLHSASQIQMAGTTRRPGKPAPPSHAAKRLALCLTTRLASLALLLCAAAGVLLYSKTTPASQIVGSSKESSTASTAPSSPTMETIEGARAIWELPAAPARGVLFLAHGCRCRPENFWPPSQRCPGCVGLPEDVAITDRALRRRFAVLAVASAGDCWSLGKEVGAAKRAIQSWTAKNGLGGLPVVALGASSGGYFVSRLAAKMSLAAVVMMISEGVFDPAGAPPGYPPSMFLHMPKDHKRAALVGRNAKMLRINGVEVRELQSLELPLTPTLLSDRIPGLDHGLSERIWKIFSEEGFIDDRGYMRKDGRATPWKDAVVKRGFWEEVSQWAEHIQEELNLAYGYHEMTSLQADEMFSWIEEHLS